A genomic region of Xanthocytophaga agilis contains the following coding sequences:
- a CDS encoding DUF4270 family protein: MCLISLVVVGLSACEKGDDSVGIKLADKDQNVEIQVLDTFTVRASTVFLDSITTGGNGRLLAGRYTDPKLGTVQAIPYFELSHTSSFKLTDDNNKIEYDSLVFSTSYEYWYGDTTQSQTISLHGLQSDLDDERTYYNTSSVPVLSESLGNKRFKARPRLGKNLTIRMSDDLGLALFNAAKADKLQDQDDFQIILHGLALLNGANDNAAVLGFKSDSTMLKLYYHTNSEQSVTEAIQTFPLSSTLKFNQIQALNRPGKLANLQKQGDIISSAETNEELYLQQSLGFATRIDFPSIQQLQNVGYASLNQAILTVKPASGANPSNLPLPSQLTMYYASTKNKALSPLYTSYSTTQQVVSYTTDYTTTDKAYSFELHEYVNSILKSTGSEWNGLLIMPYSTSLGVDRLVFGSQKSANKPMKLTVFVTMVSK; the protein is encoded by the coding sequence TTGTGTCTGATCTCTTTGGTAGTTGTGGGACTAAGTGCCTGTGAGAAAGGAGATGATAGTGTGGGGATCAAGCTTGCTGATAAAGATCAGAATGTAGAGATCCAGGTGCTGGATACATTTACAGTAAGAGCTTCAACTGTTTTTCTTGATTCTATTACTACAGGTGGAAATGGTCGATTATTAGCTGGAAGATATACTGACCCTAAGTTAGGTACAGTGCAGGCTATACCCTATTTTGAACTTAGCCATACCAGTTCTTTTAAGTTGACAGACGACAACAATAAGATAGAGTATGATTCCTTAGTGTTTTCTACCAGTTATGAGTACTGGTATGGAGATACAACACAATCTCAAACAATCTCTTTGCATGGTCTGCAAAGTGATTTGGACGATGAGAGAACCTACTATAATACCAGTTCTGTCCCAGTTTTATCTGAATCATTAGGTAATAAACGATTTAAAGCCAGACCCAGGTTAGGTAAAAATCTGACAATCCGGATGTCTGATGATTTGGGCTTGGCACTATTTAATGCTGCTAAGGCAGACAAGTTACAGGATCAGGATGACTTTCAGATTATTTTACATGGATTAGCCTTACTAAATGGTGCTAATGATAATGCCGCCGTATTGGGATTTAAGTCCGATAGTACTATGTTAAAGTTGTATTATCATACCAACAGTGAACAAAGTGTAACAGAAGCTATACAGACATTTCCATTAAGTTCTACATTGAAGTTTAATCAGATACAGGCACTCAATCGCCCTGGAAAGCTGGCAAATCTTCAAAAGCAAGGAGATATCATTTCCTCTGCTGAGACAAATGAGGAGTTATATCTGCAACAAAGTTTAGGTTTTGCTACTCGTATTGATTTTCCTAGTATTCAGCAATTGCAGAATGTAGGATATGCTAGTTTGAATCAGGCTATTTTAACTGTAAAGCCAGCTTCAGGAGCCAACCCTTCTAATCTTCCGTTGCCTTCTCAGTTGACTATGTATTATGCCTCTACAAAAAATAAAGCTTTATCTCCTTTGTATACCAGCTATAGTACAACTCAACAGGTAGTAAGTTACACAACAGACTATACAACAACTGATAAAGCCTATTCCTTCGAATTACACGAATATGTAAACTCTATTCTGAAAAGTACCGGATCGGAATGGAATGGGTTATTAATTATGCCTTATTCTACTTCACTGGGTGTAGACAGACTAGTATTTGGCAGCCAGAAATCTGCAAATAAACCAATGAAGCTGACTGTGTTTGTTACAATGGTTTCCAAATAA
- a CDS encoding LytTR family DNA-binding domain-containing protein, which yields MMNCIAVDDESLALDLLVDNIQQIPYLKLVKRCKNAFEAMDALRNEQVDLMFLDIQMPGITGVQLLQGLSYSPMVIFITAYDQYALEGFNLDVVDYLLKPVAFERFLKATNKAYELFSLRKQEIKPAVENDYFFVHADYSLVKIKMSEIMYVEGLKDYLKIYLAGQSRPVVTRMTMKSLEENLPVSQFVRVHRSYIVALDKIDCIRNQKIKLGEVFIPISEHYSEAFLSKINLSKIE from the coding sequence ATGATGAACTGCATTGCTGTAGATGATGAAAGTCTTGCTTTGGATTTGCTGGTAGATAATATTCAGCAGATACCTTATCTGAAGCTTGTGAAAAGATGTAAAAATGCATTTGAGGCTATGGATGCATTGCGTAATGAACAGGTTGATCTGATGTTTTTAGATATTCAAATGCCTGGGATTACAGGTGTACAGTTGTTGCAAGGCCTGTCCTATTCACCTATGGTCATTTTCATTACTGCTTATGATCAATATGCACTGGAAGGATTTAATCTGGATGTGGTCGATTATTTGTTAAAACCTGTGGCTTTTGAACGTTTTCTGAAAGCTACTAACAAAGCTTATGAATTGTTTTCCCTGCGAAAACAGGAAATAAAGCCAGCTGTAGAAAACGACTATTTCTTTGTACATGCAGATTATTCTCTTGTAAAAATCAAGATGTCTGAGATTATGTATGTTGAAGGCCTGAAAGATTATCTTAAAATCTATCTGGCAGGGCAATCCCGACCTGTGGTTACCCGAATGACAATGAAATCACTGGAAGAGAATCTGCCTGTTTCACAATTTGTTCGTGTACATCGTTCCTACATAGTGGCGCTTGATAAAATAGATTGTATTCGTAATCAGAAAATTAAGCTAGGAGAGGTATTTATTCCTATCAGTGAACACTATAGTGAAGCCTTTCTTTCGAAAATAAATCTCAGTAAAATTGAATAA
- a CDS encoding sensor histidine kinase — protein MVSIRSKSVLSSTLFVILHVCFWVLFLATPLVFRNHPPPNPGPRPPSLPDYYFLIFNLLDIPFFYINAYYLIPKILRKKGIVWYIFLVLGVVFVALIINHSIREYLFHLHNPVRGGFKRPFHIGNLFPLFFTWAFSTSFRIVSDNLVMEQNRKEQETERLKSELSFLRSQVSPHFMFNVLNSLAALARKKSELVEPVIIKLSELMRYMLYESADTQVSLDKEVQYLQSYIDLQKLRFGDDVKIIFEIVHPMASQSIEPMLLIPFVENAFKHGVGMIEQPIIELTLEANEKRLIFTIKNKVNQLFQEKKDRASGIGLANVKRRLDLLYPDAHSLEVIQQDTIYQVILELDFKHDRVLSLKKSTL, from the coding sequence ATGGTGTCTATTCGGTCTAAATCGGTTCTTTCTTCTACTCTTTTTGTTATACTTCACGTATGCTTCTGGGTTTTATTTCTGGCAACGCCGCTGGTCTTTAGAAATCATCCTCCTCCAAATCCTGGCCCGCGACCCCCATCATTACCTGACTATTATTTCCTGATATTTAATTTGTTGGATATTCCCTTTTTCTATATCAATGCCTACTATTTGATTCCGAAGATATTGCGTAAGAAAGGGATTGTCTGGTATATATTTCTCGTGTTGGGTGTAGTGTTTGTGGCACTGATTATCAATCATTCTATTCGTGAATATCTGTTTCATCTGCATAATCCTGTACGGGGAGGCTTTAAAAGGCCTTTTCATATAGGCAATCTCTTTCCTTTGTTTTTTACGTGGGCGTTTAGTACCAGTTTCCGGATTGTTTCTGATAACCTGGTTATGGAACAAAACAGAAAAGAACAGGAAACGGAAAGACTCAAATCAGAGTTGTCGTTCTTGCGGTCACAGGTGAGTCCGCATTTTATGTTTAATGTCTTAAATAGCCTAGCAGCTCTGGCCCGCAAGAAATCGGAATTAGTTGAACCTGTTATTATTAAATTGTCTGAACTGATGCGATATATGTTGTATGAGTCGGCTGATACTCAGGTAAGCCTGGATAAAGAAGTACAATACCTGCAGAGTTACATTGATTTACAAAAACTTCGGTTTGGGGATGATGTCAAAATAATTTTTGAAATAGTCCACCCTATGGCGTCACAATCTATAGAACCTATGTTGTTGATACCTTTTGTCGAAAATGCTTTTAAACATGGGGTAGGGATGATTGAGCAACCAATTATTGAGCTTACCTTAGAAGCAAATGAAAAAAGGTTGATCTTTACTATAAAAAATAAAGTTAATCAGCTATTTCAGGAAAAAAAGGACAGAGCTTCAGGGATAGGGTTAGCTAATGTAAAAAGAAGGCTGGATTTGCTATACCCAGATGCACATTCTCTTGAAGTTATTCAACAGGACACAATCTATCAGGTTATATTAGAACTTGATTTTAAACATGATAGAGTACTAAGTCTGAAAAAAAGTACTTTATAG
- a CDS encoding heme-binding domain-containing protein — protein MKKKILLIVVAILVLIQFIRPERNLGSAESEKDYTHYVQVTPEVAGLLKTACFDCHSNHTEYPWYANINPIGLWLSHHVDEGKRELNFSDFAQYEPKRMDHKLEEIAEEVEEGHMPISSYTLLHKDAKLHETQIKTIVDWVKGERQKIKLP, from the coding sequence ATGAAGAAAAAGATCTTACTTATTGTTGTTGCCATTTTGGTTCTAATCCAGTTTATCCGCCCGGAACGAAATTTAGGGTCTGCTGAATCTGAAAAAGATTACACTCACTATGTTCAGGTAACTCCGGAAGTTGCCGGACTATTAAAAACAGCCTGTTTTGATTGTCATTCTAATCATACGGAATATCCCTGGTATGCAAACATAAATCCTATTGGTTTGTGGTTGAGTCATCATGTGGATGAAGGAAAGAGAGAACTGAATTTTTCAGACTTTGCTCAGTACGAACCCAAAAGAATGGATCACAAGTTGGAAGAAATAGCAGAGGAAGTAGAAGAAGGCCATATGCCTATATCCTCTTATACTTTATTGCACAAGGATGCCAAACTCCATGAAACACAAATAAAAACAATAGTAGATTGGGTAAAGGGAGAAAGGCAAAAAATCAAACTGCCTTGA
- a CDS encoding YceI family protein, with the protein MKKIIFTIALMSSTIVTFGQTWTLDKAHAKLGFNVTHMMVSEVDGSFKNFDLKVTSSKDDFSDAVVELTADVNSIDTDNDNRDKDLKSDKFFDAAKYPTLTFKSTSIKKAEGKKYKLAGDLTLHGVTKPVVLDVTLNGTTTHPMNKKTIAGFKALGTIKRSDFNLGSAPAAVISDEVNIVANIEINK; encoded by the coding sequence ATGAAAAAAATCATTTTTACCATTGCTCTCATGAGTAGTACCATTGTTACTTTCGGTCAGACCTGGACTTTGGATAAAGCTCATGCAAAATTAGGGTTTAATGTTACCCATATGATGGTTTCGGAAGTAGATGGCTCATTTAAAAATTTTGATCTCAAAGTTACTTCTTCTAAAGACGATTTTTCCGATGCTGTAGTGGAATTGACTGCGGATGTGAATAGTATAGATACAGATAATGATAACCGCGATAAAGACTTAAAAAGTGATAAGTTTTTTGATGCTGCCAAATATCCAACTCTTACTTTTAAAAGTACTTCTATTAAAAAAGCAGAAGGAAAAAAATACAAACTGGCTGGGGATCTGACACTACATGGTGTAACCAAACCGGTTGTTCTGGATGTAACACTCAATGGCACTACTACACATCCTATGAACAAGAAAACTATCGCTGGATTTAAAGCTCTGGGAACTATCAAACGATCTGATTTCAATCTTGGTTCTGCACCTGCCGCTGTAATTAGCGATGAAGTAAATATTGTAGCAAATATTGAGATCAATAAGTAA
- a CDS encoding TonB-dependent receptor domain-containing protein yields the protein MYKILVLILTLLTMGTPAVWAQTQVTASAPRGSVRITGTVIDSTTKEPVPFATVALINPATKKPVDGAVCDDKGKFTLAKVSEGNFALQISFIGYNTVEIKLPAITDKSSDVNMGQIYLSSQTQKLQEVEIVGQRNLIEEKVDRTVYNAENDATAKGGDATDVLRRVPMLSVDMDGNVSMRGSQNIRVLINNKPSTITAGSIADALKQIPADQIKSVEVITSPSAKYDAEGSGGIINIITKKNNMQGMSLNIDGSAGLRGANLGLNGSYRKGKMGFSLGGFGRGNYNVNGKYENSQETKTGLNTQKANTRNNGMFGRYTLGWDYDINKYNLLSASVQYGVRNNTSYQDDLTTLSTRYDLSTPPTSNVSDVKVKDLSGTIDLNLTYTHLFEKPQKELSILALYSRNNRTNDFLSISQTVDTASQKNINDSHNQEVTLQLDYQNPIAKNQMLEMGAKNIMRQVTSDFQTFKALEGGSFQLITDDVYSNNLTYNQNVTSGYASYTFSTQNNYSFKVGGRYEYTTIHAYLQDEADIDIPSYGVLVPSLNISKKLKKGNMIKFSYNRRIQRPSIQFLNPNIQRTNQLNITEGNPRLQPEYTNNFEVGYNTTIKTTSLNFAAFVRNTNDAIQSVRDLFVNPTDSLTGIRTTYQNIGSENSYGVNLFVNINLSNKLSLNGGTDVYYSVLDNNNPNPIYRASNEGWVYNFRFFGNYTIKNGWGIQAFSFYRGRQVQLQGIQGGFGIYSLGIRKEFKNKKGSIGFGAENFFTTAMRIRTELNSPILTQRSVNEMHNMNFKITFSYRIGKMSFDSAPRRRKSINNDDMKEGGDNGGGGMGGGEGQGQGGRQQMQGQGRPPGQGAPQQGGQRPGGQYPGQKDGVKRDSTQFKRDSFKKDSTIKDSSGSIQPFKKQLHSEILEGQPADKPAPEQNAKSIQDKEIIAPTKKDS from the coding sequence ATGTATAAAATTTTAGTGTTAATCTTAACACTTTTAACGATGGGGACCCCCGCTGTTTGGGCCCAAACTCAAGTAACAGCATCTGCACCTCGCGGTAGTGTACGTATTACAGGTACTGTCATTGATTCGACTACCAAAGAACCGGTTCCTTTCGCTACTGTAGCACTGATCAATCCGGCCACTAAAAAGCCTGTAGATGGAGCTGTCTGCGATGATAAAGGAAAGTTTACATTGGCCAAAGTATCTGAAGGAAACTTTGCTTTACAGATTAGTTTTATTGGATACAACACAGTGGAAATTAAACTGCCTGCCATAACAGATAAAAGCTCTGATGTGAATATGGGACAGATTTATCTGTCTTCTCAAACACAGAAGTTACAGGAGGTAGAGATTGTAGGACAACGTAACCTGATTGAAGAAAAAGTAGACCGCACAGTGTATAACGCAGAAAATGATGCAACTGCCAAAGGGGGAGATGCAACAGATGTATTGAGACGCGTACCTATGTTGTCAGTAGATATGGATGGAAACGTTTCTATGCGTGGAAGCCAGAATATCAGAGTGTTAATAAACAACAAACCATCTACTATCACAGCAGGAAGTATAGCCGATGCATTGAAACAAATCCCTGCTGATCAGATTAAGTCTGTTGAAGTAATTACGTCTCCTTCTGCCAAATACGATGCGGAAGGTTCTGGCGGTATCATCAATATCATTACCAAAAAGAACAATATGCAGGGGATGTCTCTGAATATAGATGGTAGTGCAGGATTAAGAGGAGCAAACCTGGGTCTGAATGGAAGCTACCGTAAAGGTAAGATGGGCTTTTCTCTGGGTGGGTTTGGTCGTGGTAACTATAATGTGAATGGAAAATATGAAAACAGCCAGGAAACTAAGACTGGTTTAAATACGCAAAAAGCAAATACCCGTAACAATGGTATGTTTGGCCGTTATACACTGGGATGGGACTATGATATTAATAAATATAATCTTCTATCTGCCTCTGTGCAATATGGCGTTAGAAATAATACATCCTATCAGGATGATTTAACAACATTATCTACCAGATATGATCTGAGTACTCCACCAACAAGTAATGTAAGTGACGTAAAGGTGAAAGATCTGTCAGGAACGATAGATTTAAATTTAACGTATACTCATTTGTTTGAAAAGCCTCAGAAAGAATTGAGTATTCTTGCATTGTATAGCCGTAATAATCGCACTAACGATTTTCTAAGTATTTCACAAACAGTAGATACTGCTTCTCAGAAAAATATAAATGATAGCCATAACCAGGAGGTGACACTACAACTGGACTATCAAAATCCGATTGCAAAGAATCAAATGTTAGAAATGGGTGCAAAGAATATAATGCGGCAAGTAACCAGCGATTTTCAAACATTTAAAGCATTGGAAGGTGGGTCATTTCAACTTATAACAGATGATGTCTATTCCAATAATCTGACATATAATCAGAATGTTACTTCAGGATATGCTTCTTATACCTTTAGTACACAAAATAATTATAGTTTCAAAGTGGGAGGGCGTTATGAATATACTACAATCCATGCATATTTGCAGGACGAGGCAGATATAGATATTCCATCTTATGGAGTATTAGTACCTAGCCTGAATATTTCCAAGAAACTGAAAAAAGGAAATATGATCAAATTCTCATATAACCGTAGGATTCAACGTCCTTCTATTCAGTTTCTAAACCCTAATATTCAACGAACTAACCAGCTGAATATAACAGAAGGTAACCCAAGATTACAACCGGAATATACTAATAACTTTGAAGTAGGTTATAATACTACTATCAAGACTACATCTTTGAATTTTGCTGCTTTTGTTAGAAATACCAATGATGCGATACAAAGTGTACGGGATTTGTTTGTCAATCCTACAGATTCTCTCACTGGAATTCGTACTACATATCAGAATATTGGAAGTGAGAACTCTTATGGAGTAAACTTATTTGTCAACATTAATCTTTCCAATAAACTATCTCTGAACGGTGGAACAGATGTGTATTATTCAGTATTGGATAATAATAATCCAAACCCTATTTATCGGGCGAGCAATGAAGGTTGGGTGTATAACTTCCGTTTCTTTGGAAACTACACTATTAAGAACGGTTGGGGTATACAGGCATTCTCCTTCTATAGAGGCCGTCAGGTACAACTACAAGGGATACAGGGGGGATTTGGAATTTATAGCTTAGGAATTCGCAAAGAATTTAAGAACAAAAAAGGCAGTATTGGATTTGGTGCTGAAAACTTCTTCACAACAGCTATGCGTATTCGTACAGAATTGAACTCTCCTATTCTTACACAACGTAGTGTGAACGAGATGCATAACATGAACTTTAAAATCACCTTCAGCTATCGTATTGGTAAGATGAGTTTTGATTCAGCACCAAGACGGAGAAAATCTATTAATAATGATGATATGAAAGAAGGTGGTGACAATGGTGGTGGAGGTATGGGAGGAGGCGAAGGACAAGGTCAGGGAGGCCGTCAGCAAATGCAGGGGCAAGGCCGTCCTCCAGGACAAGGAGCACCTCAGCAGGGAGGACAGAGACCAGGCGGTCAATATCCGGGACAAAAGGATGGAGTTAAACGGGACAGTACACAATTCAAGAGAGATTCTTTCAAAAAAGATTCAACGATAAAGGATAGTTCCGGAAGCATCCAGCCATTCAAAAAGCAACTTCATTCGGAAATATTGGAAGGACAACCCGCAGATAAACCTGCTCCTGAACAAAATGCAAAAAGTATTCAGGATAAAGAAATCATTGCTCCAACCAAAAAAGATAGTTAA
- a CDS encoding sensor histidine kinase, which yields MYLSFFSYQLSFYQKDNINWPRFLTIVAIQLIFTSIPAYINYFFFLPRFLEQKKAGKYLLGFLLPFALLYIIRMYTERYLLDGFTHKYEYLYGPRFIIQTIVVTLFITVFVAMLRFAIEWFELDSKKKSIENEKLSAELRFLKAQINPHFLFNTLNNLYYLAFTQSPNTTEVIAKLSQMMRYMIYDSNHPRVMLSKEIEYMENYISLEKLRLNNQIPIHFEVHGTTGHVLIVPLILITFLENAFKHGVSNNNPEAWINVKLELQGTECVYIVENSKLPDKTLKPEKSGIGLQNVQRRLDLSYPENYSLKITDTSDRYRIELKLNAA from the coding sequence ATGTATCTTTCATTTTTTAGTTATCAGCTTAGCTTTTACCAGAAAGACAATATTAACTGGCCACGATTCCTGACCATTGTAGCCATACAACTGATATTTACGTCTATTCCAGCCTATATAAACTATTTCTTTTTTCTTCCGAGGTTTCTGGAGCAAAAAAAAGCAGGAAAGTATTTGCTGGGATTTTTGTTGCCGTTTGCCTTATTATATATCATCAGGATGTATACAGAACGTTATTTGCTGGACGGATTCACCCACAAATATGAGTATCTGTATGGTCCCCGGTTCATAATCCAGACTATTGTAGTCACGCTTTTTATTACTGTTTTTGTGGCTATGCTGCGTTTTGCCATTGAGTGGTTTGAACTGGACTCCAAAAAGAAATCTATTGAAAATGAGAAATTATCCGCAGAATTACGCTTTTTAAAAGCCCAGATTAATCCTCACTTTCTCTTTAATACACTCAATAACCTCTATTATCTTGCTTTTACTCAATCTCCTAATACAACAGAAGTCATTGCCAAACTCTCACAGATGATGCGCTACATGATCTACGATTCCAATCACCCGCGTGTGATGTTAAGTAAAGAGATTGAGTATATGGAGAATTATATTAGTCTGGAGAAACTCAGATTGAACAATCAGATTCCTATTCATTTTGAAGTGCATGGTACCACCGGACATGTACTGATTGTGCCCTTGATTCTGATTACATTTCTGGAAAATGCATTTAAACATGGTGTCAGTAATAATAACCCTGAGGCCTGGATCAATGTAAAACTGGAACTTCAGGGTACAGAATGCGTTTATATTGTAGAGAACAGTAAATTACCTGACAAAACGCTGAAGCCAGAGAAATCCGGGATAGGCCTGCAAAACGTCCAGCGACGATTAGACCTTAGCTATCCGGAAAATTACAGTCTGAAAATAACAGACACATCTGATCGCTACCGGATTGAACTTAAACTGAATGCTGCATGA